The genomic interval GGCAGGCCGGCTTCCGACGCAGGGCGCACCAGACCCTCGACGGCAAACAGATCATCGACGAGAGCGGCAAAGGCTGCGGCGGCGCGGCCGGCATCGGTACCTTCGGGCTTGAGGTCGAGGCCGGGAGGAGCCGTGCGGGCGCCGGTGGTGGCGACTGACTTGGGCCATGGAATGATCGATACCGGAACCGGGGCCTTGGCAGGAATGGGGAATTTGACCGTGCCTTTGAGCAGCGGCGAATTGTGGCCCTTGCCCTTGGTTGGCGCGGTCGGCAGCGAGACCGTGCTGCCGTCCTTGAGCACGACATAGCCGGTATTGGCGCCGTCGCTCCAGTGGCGCAAGCCATAGGACAGGCCGCGCGCAATCGAGGTCCAGGTCTGGCCCGGCTGCAGCACGAAACCCTCTGGCGGCGCGATCAGCGTGTGGTTGGAGAGGCGCTTGATCAGGCGGCCGTTTTCCAGCGTTGCATGCGGATCAACGCGCGCCGGACCCGAAAAGCCAAGCTGGAAATCGCTGACCGGCTCATCGCCCGTATTGGTCAGCTCGATGCCATAGCCAAGCGGCTCGCCATCGGCGGCAGGGGTCCAGGTGGTGACGAGAGAAAAAGACAGGGGCATGGAAGGTCTCTTTTAGTAAAGGTCAGTCGCCGAGAGGCTGGGCGTCGTCGCCGTCACGATTGACGACAAGTTGGTGCTTAATGCGGCGCATGCTGGCCACGGCGGACTGGCCGAGCCGGGTTGCGACGGTTTGCGCGAGAATATCCACCGCCGCCAAAAGGGCATATCGGCCCGGCGTGGGACGGAGAATGTCGGGGTATTCCTGCCGATCGATGGCAATGAGAATGTCGGACTGCGCAGCGAGCGGGGAACCCGAGCGGGTGACGACAATGCGCGTGTGGCCATATTCGCCGGCCGCCGACATGGCGCGCGATAGCGGAATATTGTTGCCCGATAGCGAGAAGGCGATGATCGCCGTGCCCGGAGGTGACGAGGCCGCGCGCATCAACTGCACCTGATGATCCGTCGATGACGCGACCTTGAGGCCAAGCCGAAACAGCCGCGCCTCGGTTTCATTGGCCACCATCGAGGATGAGCCGCCCGAGCCGTATGACAACACATAGCTGGCCTTGACGATGCTTTCCGCGGCGCGTTCTACAGCATCGAAATCGAGGCGTTCGAAGGTTTCGTAGATGGTGCTCTGGATGCCGTTGACGACGCCCTGGGCGATCTCGCGGACGCTGGCCGGCCCGGCAGCCGGAGCGATATAACGCTGCCCGACAAAGCGCGACTGGGCGAGGCGAACCTTGAAGTCGGCATAGCTGTCGCAGCCGAGGCGACGGCAGAAACGGGTGACCGTGGGGGGCGACACATCGGCCTGCGCGGCAAGCTCGACGATGCTCATCTTGAGGACGCTTTCCACATCTGCGAGCACGATCTCGGTCAGGGCGCGCTCGGAACGGGTCAATGCGTTCTTTTCAGCCTGCAGCAGGCCAACAATGTCGAGCATGGTCGCGTTTCTCCGGGCGGCCCCGAAAGGTCAGTAAACCGCCAACCCTGCCTGATCAAAGAGATGAACCTTGTCCAGCGCAAAACCCATCGCGACGGGTTTGGCGTCATCAAGACCCGGATTGCCTTCAAACAGGCCGATGAAGTTTTCGTCGCCCGGCAGCGTGGAATAGGTGATGGTGTGGATGCCGAGCTGCTCGACGATCTTGGGCGTGGTGGAGATGGTGAAATCGCCACCATCAAGGCGAAGATGCTCGGGGCGGATGCCCAGCGTTACCGACTGTCCGGCAATGGCCGTGCTGCTGCGTGGCAGGGCAATGGTGCCGAGTGCGCCAAGATCGACAGTGGCGGTCGTGCCGTCGGCGGTTTTGACCGTACCGGCGATGAAGTTCATTTTCGGGCTGCCGATAAAGCCGGCAACAAAGAGATTGTCGGGGCGATGGTAGAGATCGAGTGGCGAGCCGATCTGGGCGATTTCGCCGGCATTGAGCACGACGATCTTGTCGGCCATGGTCATGGCTTCGACCTGGTCGTGTGTCACGTAAATCATGGTGGAGCCGAGGCGCTTGTGCAGTTCCATCAGCTCGATGCGCATCTCCGAGCGCAGCGCGGCGTCGAGGTTGGACAGCGGTTCGTCGAACAGGAAAATCTTGGGCTGGCGCACGATGGCGCGGCCGATGGCGACGCGCTGACGCTGGCCGCCCGACAACATGCCCGGACGATGCTGGAGACGACTTTCGAGCTGCAGCACCTTAGCGGCGGCGCCGACGCGCTGCTCCACCTGATCCTTGGGCAGGCGCTCGACGCGCAGCGGAAAGGCGATGTTTTCGTAGACCGTCATGTGCGGATAAAGCGCATAGGACTGGAACACCATGGCGATGCCGCGCTGCACCGGCGGCAGGTCGTTGACCACCTTGCCGCTGATGGAAATCTCGCCGGAAGTCACATCTTCAAGCCCGGCAATCATGCGCAGCAGGGTGGACTTGCCGCAGCCGGATGGCCCGACAAACACCACGAACTCGCCCTCGGACACATCAAGGTCGATGCCCTTGATGATGCGGGCCTCGTTGAAGGACTTTTCGAGGCGCTTGAGGCTGAGTTGCGACATGGGAAAGAGGCTCCGGAACACGGGAGGGATGCCGCCGCCCGCATGGGGCGACGGCACGCTTTGAAG from Devosia sp. 2618 carries:
- a CDS encoding MurR/RpiR family transcriptional regulator: MLDIVGLLQAEKNALTRSERALTEIVLADVESVLKMSIVELAAQADVSPPTVTRFCRRLGCDSYADFKVRLAQSRFVGQRYIAPAAGPASVREIAQGVVNGIQSTIYETFERLDFDAVERAAESIVKASYVLSYGSGGSSSMVANETEARLFRLGLKVASSTDHQVQLMRAASSPPGTAIIAFSLSGNNIPLSRAMSAAGEYGHTRIVVTRSGSPLAAQSDILIAIDRQEYPDILRPTPGRYALLAAVDILAQTVATRLGQSAVASMRRIKHQLVVNRDGDDAQPLGD
- the ugpC gene encoding sn-glycerol-3-phosphate ABC transporter ATP-binding protein UgpC; protein product: MSQLSLKRLEKSFNEARIIKGIDLDVSEGEFVVFVGPSGCGKSTLLRMIAGLEDVTSGEISISGKVVNDLPPVQRGIAMVFQSYALYPHMTVYENIAFPLRVERLPKDQVEQRVGAAAKVLQLESRLQHRPGMLSGGQRQRVAIGRAIVRQPKIFLFDEPLSNLDAALRSEMRIELMELHKRLGSTMIYVTHDQVEAMTMADKIVVLNAGEIAQIGSPLDLYHRPDNLFVAGFIGSPKMNFIAGTVKTADGTTATVDLGALGTIALPRSSTAIAGQSVTLGIRPEHLRLDGGDFTISTTPKIVEQLGIHTITYSTLPGDENFIGLFEGNPGLDDAKPVAMGFALDKVHLFDQAGLAVY